The Cytobacillus sp. NJ13 sequence TGGCACTTGCTCCTGTTTCAAGGAGTGACATGACCCTGCCCCGATAGGCATCAGGCGTGCTTTTTTGCAGTAGAACCATTACTGGAATGTTGATTACCATGATAACTGAAGATAGCAGCAGGACCATACCTATTAAAAAAGGAAACATGATGCTGTTTGAAATGCCCATTAGGCCAGGAAAATTCGGGAGGCCAAGCAGAGCAATGATAAGGGACATGGCCATTACGCCCCCAAAAATGGTAACTTCTTTCCTCTTTACCTCGGGACGGGCAGATAGAACGACCGACATGATCAGCATCCCGACGGAAAAAGCCCCTTCAATGATGCCCAGCTGGAGTGAGCTCATATCCCGCACAGTCAGTACCAGATAAGGCATGGCAACGGGAAAAACCGCAAACCAAAAATTCAGCCAGATGCTAATGATAATGAGATTTTTTATAAACGGCTGATTTTTCACATATGAAACACCCATTTTCAGATCGTAGATCATCCCCTTTTCTTCTGGTCTTTCTTTTTTCTCTGCAAATAGATTGTATTGAATAAGTAAACTTGTGATGCCGGAGACTGTGAAGGCGATGATGTTGATAAGCATGAAGACTGATAGATGAAAGATGCCAAAGAAGACGCCCCCAAGAACGGGTCCCAGGATGGCGGATGATGAAGCTGCGGCCTGATTGAGTGACATCGCTTTTTGCAG is a genomic window containing:
- a CDS encoding MFS transporter is translated as MEAQIKRNITLFLAGKLTAVLGSSVYGFAIGLYILAETGSSLNFAITLILSALPRILLFPVAGALSDRWDRKKIIIISDFACAVWLLAILLLYLFATQEIWLLYTATAVLSILNTFYSAAVTSAIYNMVGPDTLQKAMSLNQAAASSSAILGPVLGGVFFGIFHLSVFMLINIIAFTVSGITSLLIQYNLFAEKKERPEEKGMIYDLKMGVSYVKNQPFIKNLIIISIWLNFWFAVFPVAMPYLVLTVRDMSSLQLGIIEGAFSVGMLIMSVVLSARPEVKRKEVTIFGGVMAMSLIIALLGLPNFPGLMGISNSIMFPFLIGMVLLLSSVIMVINIPVMVLLQKSTPDAYRGRVMSLLETGASAMTPLGFIIFGFLLEKMPVWILMAACGGSILVLILYHLQKRTFIQLLRDADQPKTEISPQA